In Cucurbita pepo subsp. pepo cultivar mu-cu-16 unplaced genomic scaffold, ASM280686v2 Cp4.1_scaffold001270, whole genome shotgun sequence, the DNA window GAACCTCCAATGCATTGCCTTCTGTTACATCGCCCAGCACTCGTACAGCAAGACCAGGCCCAGGGAAAGGGTGGCGCTTTAGAAACGCATCAGGAACATTCAATATCCTCCCGAGTTGGCGTACctttaaatttgagattttattcaatgtttattaataaatacagAATGTGATACAACACAGACAAGTGTATATCAGTAGAAAGATCAAAACCATTACCTCGTCCTTAAAGAGGAGCTTAAGTGGCTCAATAAGTTTCAGTTTCATGTCCTTGGGAAGTCCTCCGACGTTATGATGACTCTTGATCGTGTGGGAATGGTTTCTTCCAGATCCAGGTGGCGGGCAAGATTCAATTACATCAGGATACAATGTGCCTTGGACCAAGTATGAAGGCTTCTTACCAATTTTAAGTTCCAAATCATGGCcaaatgaatcaaatatagaaataaactCTTtcccaattatttttcttttcgccTCAGGATCTACTACACCTTTAAGTTTGCTAAGAAAATGATCAACTGCATCAACACAAGTAACAGGCAAATGAAGATCGCTTTCAAAGGTTTCCATAACACGTTCTCGTTCTTTATACCTGCCATGTAATCACAAAGTGACATTATGAACTTTGCAAACAAACATGGTGAGCCTTATTTATATCAAAACAGGACAAAATCTGTACCGCGCAGTTCTACTTCTGTAGAGGTACATGGGATAGATCTTCCCCTTTGAATTATAGAaaacttatatttttaaaagtcaaccggacaaaattttcatcattcACATTCAGGacataaaatcaaattctGTACCTTAATAAACCATTGTCAACAAAAACACAGTGAAGCCTTTCCCCAATTGCCTTATGAACAAGAGTTGCAGCAACGGTTGAATCCACACCTCCTGATAATGCACATATGACGTGAGCATCTGGACCAACAGTTTCTTTGATtactttaatttcttcatctAGTATATTCTCCATCTTCCAGCTAGCGGTAATTCCACAGAcatcaaagagaaaataacGCAACGTTTCCATTCCTTCTGGTGAATGAGTAACCTACACAAGATACACAAGTTCAACTTCTCGTAGAAATGACAATTATATGCCACGAATGATATCACTTCAGTTCATCACAAAGCAATATTTGTTGCCCCCATCCCATTCAACACTTGGCCAATAGCATGATCTTTGAAAACCGTAGAAGAAACTAATTAAAGGCTACAAACTACTGAAGATTCTCCTTTCATCAGTTCAACCCAGAAAACATGAGTAACGTTACTTACACGTAGcaatatatttcaatacaTCCAAAGCCTACAATAGTAGTGCTAGACATGATTAGATAACgtaaaaacataattcttCAACAATATGTGGACCCAGCATATTACTTTATATAAGCTACATCAATACACTCGGGACTTGCAGAAGCCtgagaaaacaaaatcctGGGCTGAAGGTGAAAACTAGAAACCTGGTTTTGAATAAGCCACAgaagccaaaaaaaaactctcatatcaaaatatttctcaAGCCACCTCCAAGAAGGAGTTTATATTTGAGGTGAAACTCAAACAGGTAGTCCTTTAGATAAAAGTAACGCAAATTTGGCCTTCTCGAACTAGTTTTTTAACAAGGCATCACACATACAAAATCCAAAGTTCGAAAAACTCAAACAGCATCGAGGTGGAACTCTccagaaatta includes these proteins:
- the LOC111786271 gene encoding uncharacterized protein LOC111786271, producing MEIVVEKAKGLFGTKKVGDRQAVWMSHGDEVAKLPEGFEVVARSQQGSVAAVENHSKKFFGLQYHPEVTHSPEGMETLRYFLFDVCGITASWKMENILDEEIKVIKETVGPDAHVICALSGGVDSTVAATLVHKAIGERLHCVFVDNGLLRYKERERVMETFESDLHLPVTCVDAVDHFLSKLKGVVDPEAKRKIIGKEFISIFDSFGHDLELKIGKKPSYLVQGTLYPDVIESCPPPGSGRNHSHTIKSHHNVGGLPKDMKLKLIEPLKLLFKDEVRQLGRILNVPDAFLKRHPFPGPGLAVRVLGDVTEGNALEVLRQVDEIFIQSIKDAGLYDSIWQAFAVFLPIKSVGVQGDQRTHSHVVALRAVTSQDGMTADWFNFEHQFLDNVARKICNSVRGVNRVVQDITSKPPSTIEWE